AAAACTCAACAATTTGTAGCCCAAAAACATGATCAACTATTTACAAAATAATGCTGTCCATTTGAAAATGTCACATTAATTTTGTCCTCAGTTTGGGTAAAAACAGACAGTTTGTGAAGCCTAAATTTCTCACTGTTattaaatggaaatttttgaaaagtctTGTACTTCATGAAATAATGAATTTTATGCAAGCCTTGGGAACTGAAGGTCCTTGTTCCATCGTGACTCCCCAGTTAAAATTCTTGGATACACAAGTTCAGGAAAAACATGATCAAAGTAAAAGCTTTCAAGTCTTGGCAGTATGTTTTCCCAAAATGCAGAATCAAACTGAACAGTGTCTCTGTGGGTTCCTCTTGCACTTGAAACAATAAAATAGCAAATGGATCGCTTCGCACAAAACAGCTGTTGCTGTATTTGGTAGTAATACTTGTGATTGTTGTTGAGAACTAGGTTTTGTTCAAATCTCTTGTATATTCCTAGTCTGCACATTCCATCTTCAAGTGACTCTCCTTCTTTCAAAACAATCTTTTTAACTTCAACAATCTTGTCCTCATCCACAAGCCCATCAGGAGATGCCCCTAAAAATGGATGAGTGTCTGATATAAAAAATCCTGATTTAAGTACCTTGTTGCCAGTTTCATGTTCAAATGTTTGAATAATTGATGATTCTGATTCAATACCATCCTTCATAGCATTGGTCTGCACTTGCTTGGGATAAAGAACCTCTGACACAGCTTTCGTTGGGCTTGTTATCGGCCTTAACAGACACCTCTTACTCTTTGAAGCAGTTATCCTTGGTTGGCGGACATCAAACCACATTCTTGTTTCATGTTGACCCTTTGTCTTCTCAACAATTTCTTCTATATCATTAACAGAGTCAAACAATCTCTTTTTGGCTCTCAGTGCCTTCTGCTCAATATCACTCATCGAAAGTGGGGCATCCTTCACAGGAGATACAACCTCCCATTTAGCAGGTGTCCTGTTGATACATTCAGGTTCACTTGGTGGCAATAATTCTTTCTCTGGAAGAGTATGTGGAATGGTATAAGAGAGTCCAATTTTTTTGCCTGTTTTAGTTTCtgtgttttttatcttttcaaaaattgattCAAAATCATTCACACTTTGGCAAACAGCAACAGGAGGAGTAGGAGCTCTTGGTGCCTTGCTTTCTTTCCCATAcgcatgtttttgaaaattcaCCCCTTGGATAGTCGATGGCTCTTGCTTTCTCTTCTTAGGGACATTCCACGTGCAGGGCTTTGATGTACAAGGAAGTTGGTCAGTGTCTGTTTCTTTTATGTTCActgttttgttaaaaatatcCTCCATTGCAAACAATGAGGCAGCAAGGTGATTGCAACGGCCATCATTTCCAGCTGGGCAAGGGCAGAATGCTTTCTGAATTTCTGAGTTGGCATGTATAATGATTTTCACAGCATAAACTGATCCACCTTTCGAATAAGATGGCTGAACTTGACTTTTCACGTAAACCAGGCCATTTTCAGATTTGCTGTACAATCCAAGCACTTTGCCAGACTTGAAAAAGTTGTAACCTTTTACGATAGGCTTTTCCACAGAAAGCTGTTTCTTAAACTCCACATCCTCGATTAAGTACTTCCATATGTGATTGTAACCAATGCGGGGAACACAAGATATCCCTACTTGAAAACCATCGGCAGGAAATTCAGCATTGCATGTTGGGTTCACTTCTTGAATCAGGCCAAGTTTCAAGCGCTTTTTCTGCACGTTCACTCCTCCATCAGGGTCAACCAAATTGTTCGATAACCCATTATTAATGTAATCATTTACTCTATAGAAGAAAATAAAGCAGAAAGCGTTAGAAGATGAAGCTTTCGACGGCAGTTTGAAGTGAGTTGACCTCAATTGCAAATGTCACAATAGTTTCGAAATAGTTTACATTGCAAGGCTCGTAATCTAACCTTTTGATCAAATCCTTCCGATTTCCGGACACTTTTGCACCTCTGCAGGACAGCCATCGTTTCAATATAGCCACAGTACAAAATTCTGCTGGTTTAGGCAACTCAGCACCTGGAATATCGCTTTCAACTAGCTGAACTTTCGTGttttcgtccgccattttggaaactGCGTCCCCCAAAACAGCCCCATGACGCTTTGCGACACCCAACTTGACCCAATCTCCCGCGCAACCTCGGAACGGGCAATGGCCTAATTTCAGCCGTCAGTCAGTACAATATTTTCGATTATGAAATCgatcttgttatttttttctagaaatttCCGTCTTTTGAGCTAAGAATGTGGCAAACAAAACGGGTTTCATGGGACAATTTGTGATTCATTTAAAAGATAACAGGTGAAATTTACAACATAAAACGCCGATTCGATCATAAGTAACAAACGCGTGCTCATGATCTTGCTATAAATTTCCGTGTTTTTAGAGAAGAAAAACGAGTTTCATGTGACAATTTGTGATGAATTGGAAGATAACAGTTGAAATTTACAAGATGAATCACTGATTCGATGACAAAAATAAGTTATGAATGTGTGTCGTGATTTTGCTTTATTGAAGATAGAATAATTTTTCGCGCGTGCAATCTCTTACAGATTTCTGATCTGATCTGGGTCTTAAGATTATTTAACACGGCCCAAACGTGATATTTTCGCACACCAGGGTGCAATATGACACGGGTTTTGTTTTCGCATCCTTTAACACGCTTCTTTGTTTAACCTGAATACGGTTCATTGTTTgtatggaacaaaagaaaattttaatttggcATGCATTGTGACACGCTGTTACTGTGttaatgaaaatttcttttgtctaCCATGCTAAAATAGCGTGCCCATGCCATCACCATTATGCTGGAAATCCTGTAGAGGGTCACat
The sequence above is a segment of the Porites lutea chromosome 3, jaPorLute2.1, whole genome shotgun sequence genome. Coding sequences within it:
- the LOC140930646 gene encoding uncharacterized protein, producing the protein MADENTKVQLVESDIPGAELPKPAEFCTVAILKRWLSCRGAKVSGNRKDLIKRVNDYINNGLSNNLVDPDGGVNVQKKRLKLGLIQEVNPTCNAEFPADGFQVGISCVPRIGYNHIWKYLIEDVEFKKQLSVEKPIVKGYNFFKSGKVLGLYSKSENGLVYVKSQVQPSYSKGGSVYAVKIIIHANSEIQKAFCPCPAGNDGRCNHLAASLFAMEDIFNKTVNIKETDTDQLPCTSKPCTWNVPKKRKQEPSTIQGVNFQKHAYGKESKAPRAPTPPVAVCQSVNDFESIFEKIKNTETKTGKKIGLSYTIPHTLPEKELLPPSEPECINRTPAKWEVVSPVKDAPLSMSDIEQKALRAKKRLFDSVNDIEEIVEKTKGQHETRMWFDVRQPRITASKSKRCLLRPITSPTKAVSEVLYPKQVQTNAMKDGIESESSIIQTFEHETGNKVLKSGFFISDTHPFLGASPDGLVDEDKIVEVKKIVLKEGESLEDGMCRLGIYKRFEQNLVLNNNHKYYYQIQQQLFCAKRSICYFIVSSARGTHRDTVQFDSAFWENILPRLESFYFDHVFPELVYPRILTGESRWNKDLQFPRLA